The Flavobacterium galactosidilyticum nucleotide sequence GGAGTAGATGCTAGTGGTAATTTTTACAATCAAACCATTATGTCTAATATTAACTTAGTAGAACAATTTAATCCGCTTATCAGAATGGATTTTGAACTAAAAAGCTCTTTAAAAGTTCTGACAGAAATTAAGAAAGATAGAGCGTTGTCAATGAGTTTCGATAATAACTTACTGACTGAAGTAAAAGGAGTTGAGTACGTTGTAGGACTAGGGTATCGTTTTAAAGATGTGATTTTCTCGTCGAAGTTAGCTGATAATCCTAGTGGAATAATAAAAGGAGATATCAATTTTGCGGCTGATGTTTCATACAGAAACAATAGCACTATCGTACGTTATTTGGATTATGACAATAATCAATTAGCGGGTGGACAGAATATTTGGTCTTTGAAACTTAAAGCTGATTATTCTTTTAGTAAAAATCTAACCGCAATTTTCTATTATGACCACTCCTTTTCAAAAGCTGTCATCTCTACTTCATTTCCTCTGACCAATATTCGCTCTGGATTTACGCTGAGATATAACTTTGGAAATTAATTTTTTAAGTTTGAAGCAAGATTTGAATAGAAGATTATTACATTTGTAACAGAAATTTCAACAATCAATTATTAATTACAATTACAATTTAAATGAACATACCAGCAAATTTAAAGTACACTAAAGATCACGAATGGATTAGTATTGAAGGCGACGTAGCAACAGTAGGAATCACTGATTTTGCACAAAAAGAACTAGGAGATATAGTTTACGTTGAAGTAGAAACATTAGATCAGACTTTAGAGAAAGACGAAGTTTTTGGAACAGTAGAAGCGGTTAAAACAGTTTCTGATTTATTTCTTCCATTAGCAGGAGAGATTATTGCTTTTAATGATGATTTAGAAAGCAAACCAGAAAGCGTAAATTCAGATCCTTATGGTGCTGGATGGATGATTAAAATAAAAATAGCAAACATGGATGAAGTAGAAGGTTTACTTTCTAGTGATTCATATAAAGAATTAATAGGTGCCTAAACAACTTTATTTTTGGGCCGTTTTATTGTGGTCTGGAGTAATTACTTTTTTTTGTTTGGCAAAATTTAATAATGTTCCCTTAGGTAATGTTCCAAATTTTGATAAGGTAGTTCATGCTTTTTTCTATTTTGTTTTAACAACATTAAGTTTTTTGTTTCTAAAAAACAGGAAGAGTGGCGTAAGTACTTCAAGATATCTTATTTTTTCGTTCCTGTTTTCTGTTGTTTTTGGAATAGGAATCGAGATTATTCAAGGATACTTTACTGAAAATAGGCATGCAGATGTTTTCGATGTCATAGCAAATACATCAGGAGCGGCTCTATCAATACTGCTAATTGTTTTATTTGGTTTGAATAGAGTAAAATCAAAGTTTTAAAATATGAAAGTCCCGCTTTAGTGGGACTTTTTGTTTTTATTACCTTTCGTGTTAGTTCGCAGTTGTCTTTCGTATTGCCATTTTTACTAATTAATTGATAGTTTTATTTCTATTGTAAAAATAAATATTTTCCAAAGTATAATTTATAAAGAATGTTTAGATAAAATGTATTTTTGTGTTTTACAACCTCACATAATTCAGTAACAGTATATTCGATGGATATCAAGCAATATTTAGATTCGACCTATTTAAAAACAGCGGAACAAGCAGGAGTCACTGACGAAGAAAATATTTTAATAGCTCAGGAACTCATTCAAGAAGCTATTGAAGAAAATTTCAAACTTATTATGATTCGGCCAAATCGTGTTGCTTTGGCTAAGGCAATGATTTTGAAGGCTAAATCGACTGTGCAAGTTGGAACCGTGATTGATTTTCCGGAAGGTAAATCGGAGGTTGAAGAAAAGCTAAAAGAAGCAGTTCAAGCAATACATGATGGAGCAGATGATTTAGATTTTGTCTGTAATTATGAAGCCTTTAAAAAAGGGGATATTGATTTAGTTAAAAAGGAAGTTTTGCAGTGCACTCAGTTAGGTCTTGCTAATAAGAAGGTAGTAAAATGGATTATTGAAGTCGCAGCGCTTGCTGATAAAGAAATTATTCAATTATCAAGTTTGATAAAAAATGTGATAGTTTCTAATTTTGAGCAAGAACTTTTTTCTAGAGTTTTTGTAAAATCGTCGACAGGTTTTTATAAAACACAGAACGATTTGCCAAACGGTGCAACTGTTCCAGCGATAAAGATGATGTTAGAAAACGCATCACCGCTCCCTGTGAAAGCAGCAGGAGGAGTTCGTACGTATGGAGAAGCAATTGAAATGATTGAAATGGGTGTGAAGCGAATAGGAACTTCAGGCGCTAAAATGATTGCTAACGGTCAAAATTTTAATAATGAATATTAAATTGAAAAAGAAAACACGCATAAATAAAGGGATTTTTACATTATTTTTAGTTTTCTATTC carries:
- the gcvH gene encoding glycine cleavage system protein GcvH gives rise to the protein MNIPANLKYTKDHEWISIEGDVATVGITDFAQKELGDIVYVEVETLDQTLEKDEVFGTVEAVKTVSDLFLPLAGEIIAFNDDLESKPESVNSDPYGAGWMIKIKIANMDEVEGLLSSDSYKELIGA
- a CDS encoding VanZ family protein, whose product is MAKFNNVPLGNVPNFDKVVHAFFYFVLTTLSFLFLKNRKSGVSTSRYLIFSFLFSVVFGIGIEIIQGYFTENRHADVFDVIANTSGAALSILLIVLFGLNRVKSKF
- the deoC gene encoding deoxyribose-phosphate aldolase, which gives rise to MDIKQYLDSTYLKTAEQAGVTDEENILIAQELIQEAIEENFKLIMIRPNRVALAKAMILKAKSTVQVGTVIDFPEGKSEVEEKLKEAVQAIHDGADDLDFVCNYEAFKKGDIDLVKKEVLQCTQLGLANKKVVKWIIEVAALADKEIIQLSSLIKNVIVSNFEQELFSRVFVKSSTGFYKTQNDLPNGATVPAIKMMLENASPLPVKAAGGVRTYGEAIEMIEMGVKRIGTSGAKMIANGQNFNNEY